A single window of Debaryomyces hansenii CBS767 chromosome F complete sequence DNA harbors:
- a CDS encoding DEHA2F06402p (highly similar to uniprot|P32347 Saccharomyces cerevisiae YDR047W HEM12 Uroporphyrinogen decarboxylase catalyzes the fifth step in the heme biosynthetic pathway), with protein sequence MPEFAPLKNDLILRAARGEKVERPPMWIMRQAGRYLPEYHEVKGKLDFFETCRNAEIAAEITIQPIEHFNGLIDAAIIFSDILVIPQVMGFEIEMVEGKGPVFVDPLRSPKDLSRVNYKPDILKGLDWAFKAITLTRTKLNGRVPLLGFCGAPWTLLVYMTEGQGSKMFRYAKEWIYEHTEESHKLLQATTDACIEFLAQQVVAGAQMLQVFESWASELGPNEFNEFSLPYLRQISEKLPKRLQELGITEKIPLTVFAKGAWYALDSLCDSGYDTVSLDWLYKPEDAVKVVNGRRITLQGNLDPGTIYGSDEVISKKVEQMIKGFGGGKQNYIINFGHGTHPFMKPEKVEHFLKECHRFGSQ encoded by the coding sequence AGACAAGCAGGTCGTTATTTACCAGAGTATCATGAAGTCAAAGGAAAGCTTGATTTTTTCGAAACTTGTAGAAATGCAGAAATAGCAGCGGAAATTACTATTCAGCCAATAGAGCATTTCAATGGTTTAATCGATGCAGCTATTATCTTCAGTGATATTTTAGTTATTCCTCAAGTTATGggatttgaaattgagaTGGTTGAAGGTAAAGGGCCAGTATTCGTGGATCCATTGAGATCGCCAAAGGATTTGTCAAGGGTTAATTACAAACCCGATATATTGAAGGGGTTGGATTGGGCGTTTAAAGCAATCACCCTTACAAGAACTAAATTGAATGGACGTGTTCCATTATTAGGGTTCTGTGGTGCGCCATGGACTTTGTTGGTGTATATGACCGAAGGCCAAGGTTCAAAAATGTTTAGATATGCCAAGGAGTGGATATACGAGCACACCGAAGAGTCTCACAAATTATTACAAGCTACAACCGATGCATGTATTGAGTTCTTGGCTCAGCAAGTAGTTGCCGGTGCCCAAATGTTACAAGTTTTTGAGTCGTGGGCTAGTGAATTAGGACCTAACGagtttaatgaattttcattacCATACTTGCGTCAAATCAGTGAGAAATTGCCAAAGAGATTACAAGAGTTAGGAATTACCGAAAAGATTCCTCTTACTGTCTTCGCAAAGGGTGCATGGTATGCTTTGGATTCTCTTTGCGATTCTGGTTATGATACCGTTTCTTTAGATTGGTTGTACAAGCCAGAGGATGCTGTTAAAGTGGTCAATGGCAGAAGAATCACCTTACAAGGTAATTTAGATCCTGGTACTATCTATGGTTCTGATGAAGTTATCTCTAAGAAAGTTGAACAGATGATCAAAGGGTTTGGTGGTGGAAAACAAAACTACATTATAAACTTTGGCCATGGTACTCACCCATTTATGAAGCCTGAAAAAGTGGAgcattttttgaaagagTGCCATAGGTTTGGCCTGCAATAG